A genomic window from Fusarium verticillioides 7600 chromosome 5, whole genome shotgun sequence includes:
- a CDS encoding zinc finger protein ADR1 translates to MVINDSGIRVSRPNLAMTAPAPTTTAATGTAAPSTTDDTVNTKAPANNFPPAKTDKPRPHVCTTCQRSFARLEHLKRHERSHTKEKPFECPECSRCFARRDLLLRHQQKLHQTSTPSSRPRNRRESTTGVAPGQSRARKNSVAGANAAAAAAPASNASNTMRPRANTLGHIDAISLNMANATANSSVARGAVVHGHSRHPSLAGFPVHAMDPLYGGMSAAMGQRAMHPGIPKLETGAFSNLDYVNPLRTAPMSFNEFDFDTMLFGTATTVNPNNLHYNDSPQVMNMENSPFGHSMNDMSANPQFDDPVDWLTGFEQQMSFGNENVIDDGSSPSAISTTSQSGISDVMLDGSNHPAPAGTSTMWSTSVMAPPQMPPNPFAMEMNGTVFPDLLSGAPLSPQPATQKMNDPYFSTPPPSLSSLSPSVVTGLGTQNINQTLGFNAGPETPSSLNGGNHGASPVNTITDATRHAIVNILSQCLPFGGRKHSFTSQGSPQSPLSQSASNAASSQAANLPSTQDLQRYVGAYLAYFHPHLPFLHLPTLSFDMPISANSRPGVGGSGCLILSMAAIGALYEMDTAQSRELFEMAKKMIFFYLEERRKADVRKADLRRSTPTDHSNDSGAHTPVWLVQAMLLNVVYGHNCGDKTVSDIASTHCAALVSLAQAADLLRPNRPSASDGQDGQMSDDRNWNTNLEPDQAEWLRWKSGEERKRTLYAVFILSSLLVSAYNHTPALTNSEIYLDLPCDEEFFSAETSAVFHSRGGAEAANHNRMTFHDALGDLLHVNEKQHQFSFGGQFDNDGSDPMSAPLRPSTFGSLILINALHNYIWETRQRHHNKTWTNEETEKMHRHIEPALKAWQAAWASNPHHSVERPNPFGQGPLSADAIPLLDLAYIRLFVNLSRSKERFWQRDWDGMAEELSRGNEIVQHAEQSPISNSESGSAEPSDNSINGSGFVETPATQTSSMDLSNIKLPLRPVSSSMSSHTTSRREKHLRKAAFYAADSLAMSDKLGVTFADFTSRELPLQSAMCAFDCAQVLAEWIATLQDRVGCYLGILGQDQVNLSEVPAIMLLEEEDVKLLGKVQEVLSSAEMKMNMELVNGMNGQEANLDLGGHNGYAAKLLRITALMLDKAAVWPVTRLKARCLESHANFMRTRAERSIMPQQNIHV, encoded by the exons ATGGTGATAAACGACTCTGGCATTAGAGTCTCGCGTCCCAATCTCGCCATGACCGCTCCCGCACCGACAACCACCGCCGCCACAGGCACCGCCGCGCCCTCCACCACTGACGATACTG TCAACACAAAAGCGCCTGCTAATAATTTCCCTCCCGCAAAGACGGACAAGCCACGTCCTCACGTCTGCACCACTTGCCAGCGTTCGTTCGCCCGATTGGAACATCTCAAGCGACACGAACGCTCCCACACTAAGGAGAAACCCTTTGAGTGTCCCGAGTGCTCAAGATGCTTTGCCCGCCGTGACCTTCTGCTGCGTCACCAGCAAAAGCTGCACCAGACTTCGACCCCGTCGTCCCGTCCTCGTAATCGTCGTGAGTCCACAACCGGTGTCGCTCCTGGTCAGAGTCGTGCCCGAAAGAACAGCGTCGCTGGAGCCAACGcagctgccgctgccgctcCGGCTTCAAATGCCTCAAACACCATGCGACCCCGAGCCAACACCCTTGGGCATATCGACGCAATTTCTCTCAATATGGCCAATGCCACTGCCAATTCTTCCGTGGCTCGTGGGGCCGTTGTTCATGGTCATAGTAGACACCCCAGCCTCGCTGGCTTTCCAGTCCACGCCATGGATCCTCTCTATGGTGGCATGTCCGCTGCTATGGGTCAACGAGCTATGCATCCTGGCATCCCTAAGCTGGAGACAGGAGCCTTTAGTAACCTCGACTATGTTAACCCTCTCAGGACGGCCCCGATGTCCTTCAACGAGTTCGATTTCGACACCATGCTCTTTGGGACAGCCACGACAGTAAACCCAAACAATCTCCATTACAACGACTCACCACAGGTGATGAACATGGAAAACTCGCCCTTTGGGCACTCGATGAACGACATGTCTGCGAACCCCCAGTTCGACGACCCCGTTGACTGGTTGACTGGTTTTGAGCAACAGATGTCATTTGGGAACGAAaatgtgattgatgatggatcGAGTCCGTCTGCAATCAGCACGACGAGTCAGAGTGGGATTAGCGATGTTATGTTGGATGGGTCGAATCATCCTGCGCCGGCTGGAACCAGTACCATGTGGTCGACATCTGTGATGGCTCCTCCACAGATGCCCCCGAACCCTTTTGCGATGGAAATGAATGGCACAGTCTTCCCGGATCTCCTTAGCGGAGCACCGTTATCACCTCAGCCAGCTACTCAAAAGATGAATGACCCTTACTTCTCTACGCCTCCACCCTCGCTGAGCTCATTGAGTCCCTCTGTTGTGACGGGACTCGGCACCCAAAACATTAATCAGACTCTTGGCTTCAACGCCGGCCCGGAGACGCCATCTTCTCTAAATGGGGGCAACCACGGCGCTTCGCCAGTGAACACCATTACAGATGCTACCCGGCATGCCATCGTGAACATCCTGTCCCAGTGCCTACCCTTTGGGGGTCGTAAACATTCTTTTACTTCTCAAGGATCACCTCAGTCGCCACTTTCCCAGTCTGCCAGCAATGCCGCCTCGTCCCAAGCAGCTAATCTGCCCAGTACTCAGGACCTTCAGCGATATGTCGGTGCCTATCTAGCATACTTCCACCCCCATTTgccttttcttcatcttcctaCTCTGTCCTTCGATATGCCCATCTCTGCCAATAGTCGTCCAGGTGTAGGTGGTAGTGGTTGTCTGATATTgtccatggctgctatcGGCGCGCTCTACGAGATGGATACTGCCCAATCCCGAGAGCTGTTCGAAATGGCCAAGAAAATGATCTTTTTTTACCTTGAAGAACGTCGAAAAGCCGATGTCCGAAAAGCAGATCTTCGCCGAAGTACCCCAACTGACCATAGCAATGATAGCGGCGCTCACACTCCCGTGTGGCTTGTGCAAGCCATGCTCCTAAATGTTGTATATGGCCATAACTGTGGCGACAAGACTGTCAGTGACATTGCTTCGACGCATTGCGCCGCCTTGGTCAGCCTTGCACAAGCAGCCGACCTCTTGAGGCCTAATCGCCCCAGCGCCTCTGACGGCCAGGATGGTCAGATGAGTGATGACCGAAACTGGAACACGAATTTGGAGCCCGATCAAGCAGAGTGGCTGCGGTGGAAGTCTGGAGAAGAACGGAAGCGAACTCTATATGCCGTGTTTATACTTTCCAGCCTCTTGGTTTCGGCCTACAACCACACACCTGCGTTGACAAATTCAGAAATCTACCTGGACCTCCCTTGCGATGAAgagttcttctcagctgagACGAGCGCAGTCTTTCACTCACGCGGTGGAGCCGAGGCTGCAAACCACAACCGCATGACATTTCACGATGCATTGGGTGACCTCCTTCACGTCAATGAGAAACAGCATCAATTCTCTTTTGGTGGACAGTTTGACAACGATGGAAGCGACCCGATGAGTGCACCTCTTCGACCCAGCACATTCGGATCTCTGATACTTATCAACGCATTGCACAACTATATTTGGGAAACGCGACAAAGACATCACAACAAAACCTGGACAaatgaagagacagagaagaTGCACCGGCACATCGAGCCTGCCCTGAAGGCGTGGCAAGCGGCCTGGGCAAGCAACCCTCATCACAGTGTAGAACGTCCCAACCCTTTTGGTCAAGGCCCTCTGTCAGCTGATGCGATCCCTCTGCTCGATTTGGCGTATATTCGGCTTTTCGTCAACCTTTCACGCTCAAAAGAGAGGTTTTGGCAAAGAGACTGGGACGGGATGGCTGAGGAGCTTTCTCGCGGAAATGAGATCGTTCAGCATGCTGAGCAATCACCGATCTCCAATTCTGAGTCTGGAAGTGCCGAACCTTCGGATAACTCAATCAATGGCTCAGGCTTCGTGGAAACGCCTGCGACACAGACGTCATCGATGGACTTGTCCAATATTAAGCTTCCTCTACGGCCAGTATCCTCTAGTATGTCGAGTCACACTACATCTCGTAGAGAGAAGCATCTTCGGAAGGCGGCTTTCTACGCCGCCGACTCCCTGGCCATGTCGGATAAGCTCGGTGTGACCTTTGCCGACTTCACAAGCAGGGAacttcctcttcagtctGCCATGTGTGCATTCGACTGCGCCCAGGTCCTTGCAGAGTGGATTGCGACGTTGCAGGATCGTGTTGGCTGCTATCTGGGGATCCTTGGACAGGATCAAGTCAATCTGTCCGAAGTCCCCGCCATCATGCttctggaggaagaagatgtgAAGCTACTGggcaaagtccaagaagtGCTATCATCagcagagatgaagatgaacatgGAGCTTGTCAATGGCATGAACGGCCAGGAAGCCAATCTGGACTTGGGTGGGCACAACGGCTACGCTGCCAAGCTACTCCGAATCACTGCATTGATGCTTGATAAGGCTGCAGTGTGGCCAGTTACACGACTCAAAGCTCGATGCCTAGAATCTCATGCAAACTTCATGCGAACACGGGCTGAGAGGTCCATCATGCCCCAGCAAAACATACACGTGTAA
- a CDS encoding zinc finger protein ADR1, protein MVINDSGIRVSRPNLAMTAPAPTTTAATGTAAPSTTDDTASTITVNTKAPANNFPPAKTDKPRPHVCTTCQRSFARLEHLKRHERSHTKEKPFECPECSRCFARRDLLLRHQQKLHQTSTPSSRPRNRRESTTGVAPGQSRARKNSVAGANAAAAAAPASNASNTMRPRANTLGHIDAISLNMANATANSSVARGAVVHGHSRHPSLAGFPVHAMDPLYGGMSAAMGQRAMHPGIPKLETGAFSNLDYVNPLRTAPMSFNEFDFDTMLFGTATTVNPNNLHYNDSPQVMNMENSPFGHSMNDMSANPQFDDPVDWLTGFEQQMSFGNENVIDDGSSPSAISTTSQSGISDVMLDGSNHPAPAGTSTMWSTSVMAPPQMPPNPFAMEMNGTVFPDLLSGAPLSPQPATQKMNDPYFSTPPPSLSSLSPSVVTGLGTQNINQTLGFNAGPETPSSLNGGNHGASPVNTITDATRHAIVNILSQCLPFGGRKHSFTSQGSPQSPLSQSASNAASSQAANLPSTQDLQRYVGAYLAYFHPHLPFLHLPTLSFDMPISANSRPGVGGSGCLILSMAAIGALYEMDTAQSRELFEMAKKMIFFYLEERRKADVRKADLRRSTPTDHSNDSGAHTPVWLVQAMLLNVVYGHNCGDKTVSDIASTHCAALVSLAQAADLLRPNRPSASDGQDGQMSDDRNWNTNLEPDQAEWLRWKSGEERKRTLYAVFILSSLLVSAYNHTPALTNSEIYLDLPCDEEFFSAETSAVFHSRGGAEAANHNRMTFHDALGDLLHVNEKQHQFSFGGQFDNDGSDPMSAPLRPSTFGSLILINALHNYIWETRQRHHNKTWTNEETEKMHRHIEPALKAWQAAWASNPHHSVERPNPFGQGPLSADAIPLLDLAYIRLFVNLSRSKERFWQRDWDGMAEELSRGNEIVQHAEQSPISNSESGSAEPSDNSINGSGFVETPATQTSSMDLSNIKLPLRPVSSSMSSHTTSRREKHLRKAAFYAADSLAMSDKLGVTFADFTSRELPLQSAMCAFDCAQVLAEWIATLQDRVGCYLGILGQDQVNLSEVPAIMLLEEEDVKLLGKVQEVLSSAEMKMNMELVNGMNGQEANLDLGGHNGYAAKLLRITALMLDKAAVWPVTRLKARCLESHANFMRTRAERSIMPQQNIHV, encoded by the exons ATGGTGATAAACGACTCTGGCATTAGAGTCTCGCGTCCCAATCTCGCCATGACCGCTCCCGCACCGACAACCACCGCCGCCACAGGCACCGCCGCGCCCTCCACCACTGACGATACTG CATCTACTATCACAGTCAACACAAAAGCGCCTGCTAATAATTTCCCTCCCGCAAAGACGGACAAGCCACGTCCTCACGTCTGCACCACTTGCCAGCGTTCGTTCGCCCGATTGGAACATCTCAAGCGACACGAACGCTCCCACACTAAGGAGAAACCCTTTGAGTGTCCCGAGTGCTCAAGATGCTTTGCCCGCCGTGACCTTCTGCTGCGTCACCAGCAAAAGCTGCACCAGACTTCGACCCCGTCGTCCCGTCCTCGTAATCGTCGTGAGTCCACAACCGGTGTCGCTCCTGGTCAGAGTCGTGCCCGAAAGAACAGCGTCGCTGGAGCCAACGcagctgccgctgccgctcCGGCTTCAAATGCCTCAAACACCATGCGACCCCGAGCCAACACCCTTGGGCATATCGACGCAATTTCTCTCAATATGGCCAATGCCACTGCCAATTCTTCCGTGGCTCGTGGGGCCGTTGTTCATGGTCATAGTAGACACCCCAGCCTCGCTGGCTTTCCAGTCCACGCCATGGATCCTCTCTATGGTGGCATGTCCGCTGCTATGGGTCAACGAGCTATGCATCCTGGCATCCCTAAGCTGGAGACAGGAGCCTTTAGTAACCTCGACTATGTTAACCCTCTCAGGACGGCCCCGATGTCCTTCAACGAGTTCGATTTCGACACCATGCTCTTTGGGACAGCCACGACAGTAAACCCAAACAATCTCCATTACAACGACTCACCACAGGTGATGAACATGGAAAACTCGCCCTTTGGGCACTCGATGAACGACATGTCTGCGAACCCCCAGTTCGACGACCCCGTTGACTGGTTGACTGGTTTTGAGCAACAGATGTCATTTGGGAACGAAaatgtgattgatgatggatcGAGTCCGTCTGCAATCAGCACGACGAGTCAGAGTGGGATTAGCGATGTTATGTTGGATGGGTCGAATCATCCTGCGCCGGCTGGAACCAGTACCATGTGGTCGACATCTGTGATGGCTCCTCCACAGATGCCCCCGAACCCTTTTGCGATGGAAATGAATGGCACAGTCTTCCCGGATCTCCTTAGCGGAGCACCGTTATCACCTCAGCCAGCTACTCAAAAGATGAATGACCCTTACTTCTCTACGCCTCCACCCTCGCTGAGCTCATTGAGTCCCTCTGTTGTGACGGGACTCGGCACCCAAAACATTAATCAGACTCTTGGCTTCAACGCCGGCCCGGAGACGCCATCTTCTCTAAATGGGGGCAACCACGGCGCTTCGCCAGTGAACACCATTACAGATGCTACCCGGCATGCCATCGTGAACATCCTGTCCCAGTGCCTACCCTTTGGGGGTCGTAAACATTCTTTTACTTCTCAAGGATCACCTCAGTCGCCACTTTCCCAGTCTGCCAGCAATGCCGCCTCGTCCCAAGCAGCTAATCTGCCCAGTACTCAGGACCTTCAGCGATATGTCGGTGCCTATCTAGCATACTTCCACCCCCATTTgccttttcttcatcttcctaCTCTGTCCTTCGATATGCCCATCTCTGCCAATAGTCGTCCAGGTGTAGGTGGTAGTGGTTGTCTGATATTgtccatggctgctatcGGCGCGCTCTACGAGATGGATACTGCCCAATCCCGAGAGCTGTTCGAAATGGCCAAGAAAATGATCTTTTTTTACCTTGAAGAACGTCGAAAAGCCGATGTCCGAAAAGCAGATCTTCGCCGAAGTACCCCAACTGACCATAGCAATGATAGCGGCGCTCACACTCCCGTGTGGCTTGTGCAAGCCATGCTCCTAAATGTTGTATATGGCCATAACTGTGGCGACAAGACTGTCAGTGACATTGCTTCGACGCATTGCGCCGCCTTGGTCAGCCTTGCACAAGCAGCCGACCTCTTGAGGCCTAATCGCCCCAGCGCCTCTGACGGCCAGGATGGTCAGATGAGTGATGACCGAAACTGGAACACGAATTTGGAGCCCGATCAAGCAGAGTGGCTGCGGTGGAAGTCTGGAGAAGAACGGAAGCGAACTCTATATGCCGTGTTTATACTTTCCAGCCTCTTGGTTTCGGCCTACAACCACACACCTGCGTTGACAAATTCAGAAATCTACCTGGACCTCCCTTGCGATGAAgagttcttctcagctgagACGAGCGCAGTCTTTCACTCACGCGGTGGAGCCGAGGCTGCAAACCACAACCGCATGACATTTCACGATGCATTGGGTGACCTCCTTCACGTCAATGAGAAACAGCATCAATTCTCTTTTGGTGGACAGTTTGACAACGATGGAAGCGACCCGATGAGTGCACCTCTTCGACCCAGCACATTCGGATCTCTGATACTTATCAACGCATTGCACAACTATATTTGGGAAACGCGACAAAGACATCACAACAAAACCTGGACAaatgaagagacagagaagaTGCACCGGCACATCGAGCCTGCCCTGAAGGCGTGGCAAGCGGCCTGGGCAAGCAACCCTCATCACAGTGTAGAACGTCCCAACCCTTTTGGTCAAGGCCCTCTGTCAGCTGATGCGATCCCTCTGCTCGATTTGGCGTATATTCGGCTTTTCGTCAACCTTTCACGCTCAAAAGAGAGGTTTTGGCAAAGAGACTGGGACGGGATGGCTGAGGAGCTTTCTCGCGGAAATGAGATCGTTCAGCATGCTGAGCAATCACCGATCTCCAATTCTGAGTCTGGAAGTGCCGAACCTTCGGATAACTCAATCAATGGCTCAGGCTTCGTGGAAACGCCTGCGACACAGACGTCATCGATGGACTTGTCCAATATTAAGCTTCCTCTACGGCCAGTATCCTCTAGTATGTCGAGTCACACTACATCTCGTAGAGAGAAGCATCTTCGGAAGGCGGCTTTCTACGCCGCCGACTCCCTGGCCATGTCGGATAAGCTCGGTGTGACCTTTGCCGACTTCACAAGCAGGGAacttcctcttcagtctGCCATGTGTGCATTCGACTGCGCCCAGGTCCTTGCAGAGTGGATTGCGACGTTGCAGGATCGTGTTGGCTGCTATCTGGGGATCCTTGGACAGGATCAAGTCAATCTGTCCGAAGTCCCCGCCATCATGCttctggaggaagaagatgtgAAGCTACTGggcaaagtccaagaagtGCTATCATCagcagagatgaagatgaacatgGAGCTTGTCAATGGCATGAACGGCCAGGAAGCCAATCTGGACTTGGGTGGGCACAACGGCTACGCTGCCAAGCTACTCCGAATCACTGCATTGATGCTTGATAAGGCTGCAGTGTGGCCAGTTACACGACTCAAAGCTCGATGCCTAGAATCTCATGCAAACTTCATGCGAACACGGGCTGAGAGGTCCATCATGCCCCAGCAAAACATACACGTGTAA